TGCTGCTTCCTCTCCAGAAGAAAATCTCCTCCACCATCTCTTTCACTCAGCAGCTTAACAAACGTTTTGTTTATGAATTGAACCATCCATCCATCATGTCgtaataaattcaattttagaTCAATACATAAGCTAGCTAACTCAGTTAAAAAGCTAGCTGATGGCTTATTGTTGAAAAATTAGTAGAATATAATTATAGTGTGTAGCAAATTTAGCTGTCGTAAgcacaaaatgacataaaatatatggTTAGGGggtaattattatattttaaaaaataataaagaaaaatcataagggtaaaaatggaaaaaatgtaaaaaactatGAGCTATAAGCTCacacgctacttgaaatagcatctcaaaaaaacgctataagccAGTTAGAGAaactcgttaccaaacacttcacatttttatcaaacaagcttataagctagtccaataaactataagctagcttattggattTACCAAAcattgccttttttttttgtttccctAAAActaattatcaaattattaacTCATGTACTAATattattaggaaaaaaaaactgatgtACTAATATTTATTGAGTGTGACCATACAAGAATACGTCTAAGAGGTACTAATCCCCactcttattttttattggaattTAATCTAGGGTGCTGTTAATGTTTAAAAGATATAATACACATGTTTCGAGAAAATATTTCTATCtttgtattcttaacatgtgccttggatgcacatgttaacatttccTCTATTATTATTGTGAGCATTGTTTGATTACGTCCTGAATTTAATCTATGTTGATTcagcaaaaaaaatagaaagtagATTCGATGCATTAAAATTGATTAGATCATGATTCCAACCGTGAGAATGATAAATACTACTCCTCtagtcttatatataaaaacattttactttttagattcactgagatctaatgtatctagttcatAATATGGTtcaaatacattagattttcaataaatttaaaaaataaaatttctcttatatacttcctccggtcctttttataagaaacactttggaatttttatttggtcctttttataagaaacactttgacacaattccatttgtacccttattaaatacaatcaaataattcattataatgctagtgcattaattagagaagtctatTTCCCATACTAGTCAAAtattagttttggaatataacataaaatgatagaatcattaatgagaaaatttaccttccttggtctgtgtgattttgtcaaagtgtttcttataataaggaccggagggagtatttaaaaCAGGATATACGTTTTTATAAGTCACCATTAACTCCGTCACCAACGACTTGAAAACCAATGCAAAGATAACAGGTTccattctttcttttcttttttttaagaagtcgAAGGTTTCATTCTTCTTTCAAGAAACACCCCTCACTTGAACACAGACTTTCCACATGTTGCAGATCCACCCAaccgtaaataaatattatttgggCACATTCACATAaactaacaaaattaaataaaaagtatttaaTCACATCAATTGATgtattgtaattttgttttcctttaaaTTTTTCTTGGTTGTGTGTCCAAATATTTTCATTTGGGGTTGTACCCAACCAAGTGTTCCTCCACGATCCACTCCAATAGGTCCAGCAAAACAAGGATCCTATTTTCCAGAACaatagaaaatcaaaatcaacatgGCTTACATTTCCATCACAACGTTCTATGACAAATTTCATAACAATTTATTAGTATTGAACTCGCAGATTGTTTTCACAATAGCTTTGAGAAGTGGCCACCAAGTTTAAGATTTTTTAAGGAAATCTTTGAGAAATGTGATCAATACTTTGCCTTTTTGGGTAAGTTGTCACATTTGGTATTGGGCATGTGATGTGATGATTTCCATGAACCATCATTTTGGTCCAGGAATTTCGTCAAGCAATTCCTTGTCCTTGCAGAGACAGGATCACCTTTGCATAATCAGTGATGCTATTGATAAAGAATGTGAGCACCCAATGCCAATGGTTATCAAACCCAAGTAAAGATAAAAAGACGCAAATTGATGTCAGTCATACAGACAAAGATAGAGATTGGAAACTATTCAAGAACACAAATACTGAATCGATAAAGGATTAAGTTGTTATTCAACCTCCCTTATCTTTCATATGTTCCATTGAAAAGATAATGACAAACAGTTTGCCAAAATTCCAGTTCGCAAAGCTGGATCTCATGTGAACAGTTGATAGAATACAATTCAAAATGAATCATAATACAAGAAAATAGATAGGCTGAAATAAATAAGTGAATTCAGCAACATAACTAATTCTTCCCACTGGGCTCCAAATTTAAATCCTGAAGATTCAACAGGAGATCATTTGAATTCAAGTAAACCTTGTTGGCAGAAATTGAAATTGTTTGAGCGATTTCCCTAGCAGCTTCAATTTTCCTCAAGGTTATAAAAGCAGGGTTGTTGGCAATAGCTTGACCAATCAATTGAGCACTCTTGGCTTCTCCCTGtttgtcaaaaagaaataataaagtaAAGGAAGGAGAAGCTTACCATTTCAAAAATAAAGGAAGGAGaagcttatatataaaaataataaataataatgagaaattggaaagaaaaaacaaatcagCCTTTTATTGGGTTTTGCATGAAAAAAGTTCAATAGGGTCATGTTGAAGGAAATTTAAGTTACATCCTTGATAACTTAAGTGGAGGGGAAATGAAACTCCATAGTGTTGAAGTGTAAAActagttaaaaataaaaggcATGATTATCAGGATTTTTGTTTAGATGAGTTAAGAGAATAGCGGACATCAAAGGATCTTTAGGCATACAAACTAGGTTGACAAGCTCAAAGACCTTCATCGTCTACCATATTCccacaataatatatataaaaaaaaaaagttacaagaGAAATAAAAACTGGGGGGACATAAAACCTAACTTAGTCATGACTCGAGCAAGACAGTTAGCAAATACCATTGCAATGAATATGATCCTttcattttcttgtttattttattttttatgatttggtAGCAATTTCAAAACAATAAGCACGGCAGCAACTTCTAGAGACAATTACAAACCATCTTATATGTAGAAATGGAGCAAGTATCTTACCACTGCTCTAATAACAGCACTTCTTTTGTCCTGTTCAGCTTTTTCTACAACAAATTTCGCTCTCTCTGCTTCTTGAGCAGCAACCTGCTTGGCTTCAATTGCAGCTGTGAATTCCCTCCCAAACGTCAAACTTGTGATTGACACATCATCCAATGCAATGTTGAATTGGGAAGCCCTTTCAGTCAATATCTTCCTTATCTCTCGACTAACAGCCTATAATTTGGATCATTTTAGAAATAATCAGTCTCGTCTGTGTGTTTGTGattcacctttttttttaatataaatagtGAATGATGAATTTATTTCACATTTTCACTCCTAAGAATATAACTTCCAACTGAGAAGTAAAGAGGCATAGACACGATTAATCCAGTTACTAGTTGAACAGAAGATAAGAGAGAATCTAAGCAAAATCGTAAATAGCTACCTCTCTCTGAGTAATGAGCTGACTGGCGTTGTACTGTGCAACCACAGCTTTGAGAGTTTCGTGTATGATAGAAGGCAGGACCCTTTCATTATAATTCTCACCCAGAGTACGATAAACTGTTGGTAATTGGTCTGGCACAGGACGAGTAAGAACTCTAAGTCCAATTTTCACCTGGAAAAATAAAAGATCCATAATACATTACAGGAAAACTACAATACAGATTATGGTGGAGTACTGTGCCTAAGAAAAATAAGGAGATAAAAGAACTGTCTATACACCAATAGAGTTAGAATGGACAACACTTGCATCTACGGCATCTGTTTTGACATATTTAACATAAATCTACAATTTCATGGTCATggattgtaaatttgtaatagTTCAAATATAAGGGAACTGAGCAAAGTACACAACATTGGAAGAAACATTGGAAGAAGAATGGgtgaaaatatatgaataacTTGAGAGTTGACAATTGGTGGTTCAGTTCAGGCAATCATATCAGTAATAAGTAATATGAAACCCAAACCCAAGATGTCAACAGCCCGCATAAAAGGCTTGATGTACATACAATGATGGAATAGCACTGTGCTACTGGAAATAAGCAATGGTAAAATGGCTTCAATAGACTAAACTCCAAGGCTATGTTTGGGAGTTGAGTGTTGGAGGGAAAGGAAGGGGAAGACacatttttcatttcaaaatttaaagaaattacAAAATGTTTCTAAAATGATTATAAGGGTGATTGAAATATTATATGATTATCTATCACGCccttccttttttttaaaaaaaatctcaaatacATATCAAGAATATAGACTTTGCCACTCCAAAACCCAATTCCCAAACATACCTACCCTAAAGGGGAGGGAAAAAACCCAACCATACTTTTCCCTTAAACCAGCCCTTTTCAGATAGGCATGAAAGTGCCATATGAGGGAAGGTAATTCAACTTCAAACCAAAAGACACATTGCtataacaaaatagaaaaataaaattgttggaCTCCCTGGGGTGACATACTCAAGCATACTACAGTACATGGTAAAGCATACTACAGTACATGGTAAAACTAAAACCTTACTAATAAGAAGGAAAGAAACAAGACAAACAAAACAATTTACCATTTGGAGATCACGGCTTCCTGAAGTGCTCTCCACTAAATGAGGTCGTGCACGAACATCATAGATCACAGGCCTCTCAAACCACGGGATCATAATATGTGTTCCTTCAGGATAGACCTGCATTGCATATTAAAAAATACCTAGTTTATTATTATGCTACAATAAGGTAGGGGTGCACAAATTAACTGGTTATCACACAAAAACCACATCCATATCCTTAACCAAATTTAAATAACCAGATATTTACAATATGGTTTTATCCCGACCATAAGTTTTGGATTAGATTGTCCATTTTTTTAACCAGTTGATAACATGGATGTCCATCTTTTTAACCAGTGTTATTGTAGGCGCAGGAAGTTAGTTATCGTGTCTGTAACTTTGGTAATACTCTGTATAAACACAAACTTTATAACCAAATTTAATGAGCATTGCAATTTAATTtcaccttaattttttttatcttaattaaTCACAAATTTTTGGCAAAACAAAATAGCCAAAAAAGTAATCAAAGAATTGAAAGTAATTAAAAAGATAAACTCTTAAGTTAATCAAATTCTCATAGTAATTAATCACAACAACCTCCACCTTCCACCGCTACTCCCTCTCTCGGATCTCTCTCTCCACCGGCAAAAATGAAGCACTTCATGCTTCCAAGAAACGCAACCGCAAGAGACGCCGCAGAGCTTCCATCTTCATCAAGTCCCAGCACCTCCGCCAAATCCAGACCTATTCGCAAGCACAGCCAAACCGAAGAAAACTCAGATCCCAATTTCACCGCACtgtattctctctctctctctctctctctctctctctaaaaagtggatttttttaaaattgtctccttttttttttattttgacaattttttttaaattgtcttAAAAACAGATTTTAACAGAAATAAACCggtccttaaaaaaaaaaacagaaataaacCGGTTTTTAGTCTTTGATTTCAAAATAACCGGTTAAAAttggatttaaaaaaatgatcgcTTTTAAACTGGTTTTGTTAAATTAACCGGTGATGTATCCGTAACCAAATTTATAACCAgttttataaccggtttataataaaatgagGCTATGGTTATGAATCCAACTCCAATTAAATGGATTTGGTTTGGATATGATTTGGTTTGTCAAATTATccgaccatgcacacccctacaATAACGTTACTAGTATGTCATACAAATATGCAGGTCTTGGGAGTATATTGATTCAAAGGTATCTTTGATTCAAGCTTAACAGTAAGATTGTTAGTCAATCATAACCCTCAGCCTTAACCCTCAGCCTTCTATACTAAAAAGGACTGTGTGATATAAAACATagacaaataatatgataaaatcacagggttcaaaaaaattatactccACTTACGAGAAGAGTTATCTAGTTTGCATAACATATATGACATGAAATCATATTAGTCGACCATGAGGCTGAAAACCATAAGCTCTTTAATACTAAACCGACTAGCATACAACATGAAAACCTAAACAAAGAATAAGATTAAATGACGGTCACAAACAACAAATTGTGTGGTATTACAGGCAGTGTTATCAAATAGCTCTGCAATAGAGCTAAAGCCTAAAGCATAGTAGAATTAGAACAAACTACTACATgatttagtacaaagtgttgttGTGGAATAGCAGCTATAGTGGCTATGTACCATAGCAGAATTTGAAACAAACCACTACTTTCCAAGGTTCGCGATTGACAATATTTGTTACATGTCTTCTTCATACATGACCAATTGtctaaaaacaattttcaacCATTTCTACATGTCTTTTTTCACTTGATGTGTTACCCAAGAGCACTTAGATGAGATGGCGCGggtctcttctagcttaaccaaGGTCCTGGGTTTGATCCCTGGCTTGGGTTCGATCTGTGGCTTGGgcatgcagcagtgttaaaactcttagggaaAGTTTGTCACCTAGTTGCGCCCAGAggatacccaaaaaaaattgtgttaacCCACTAGTTCCCAGGGAAGGGAACCCCGGTAATCCAGAGAGTAATTCGGCCTCGAGACCAATAATTGTTCCCACCAGGAGTCGAACTCAGACTCTCCCAACAAATATTGCAACAATAACATTACCATTTCTGGATTACattataatttacaaaaaaCTAATTTTGATTTAACAGTTAAGAACAGTGGAAAACCTTATCTTTGACACCAACAAGACGGTTAAAGACAATAGCACGGTGACCACCGTCAACATTGTACAAAGTGTTTGTAGCTCCATATACAGCAAGACCACCAATAATACTAACTTTAAGCAAAGCAGAGATTCCACCACCACCAGGAACCTTTGGAACTTTCATGTTGTTGAAATTCATCTATCAAATCAACATTATTACCATCAATTAAGTTCAATAAACAATCaaaacatcaaataaataaaaatgcatatTACTTCGCATGAATAGGTAAATCATGAACATGAAAAGAATTAGAGTAAGTATAAATTGAAGAACAATAATAGGTACCTTTGCGGTGGTGAGAGGGTTGTAGAAAGAAGTTTTGTTTATGAAAAGAGGGTTTTCACTTTTCAgtggttttagggttttagagcTTTGCGAACAAGACACCGCTATCGATTCCTTTGGGTGCGTGTTTTAGCTTTTATGGGTCGGGTACCCGATAACTTTTTACCCATTTCTAAGGTGACGTTTTTCATGCAGGCTTGCAACAAGGGTGCTTCCATGGAATTTAGATTTAGGCCGTTAGATCTTAAGTTTGTTGACATTAGTGGACAGGATTTTATAATGGGTGAAAGGGTAGTTAGTTATGGACCAGGATTCACTCCATTAGAAGTTTCTCATAGACTCATAGttaaggactaaaaataaaacataaatttttttatgggatgaaaacatgtaattatttttagggtaaatagggttttaccccctgcaaaataggtcagttttgcgttaccccctgcaaaaaatttttttgtgattactcccctgtaaaatgaagattccatcatttacccccctcagtcgacaacatggatgttgactggacaaaattgatgacgtgGGATGCATGTGTggcttttcattcattttttattaaagtttttgtgccacgtagataaataacttaatataattattaatttttcaaaaagaaaaagaaattaaaaaaaattgttaatgaaatttatttataaacattcttgttcttcttctcggtgtaatcacaaatcaaatctcacacaatcaacaaaatcttcttacccaaatttctctcaaatttcacatcttattaacaaccctaaattatttatcTTCTATAATCACAactattgaagaagatgaaccttCAACTCCAATTACTatcgtttttttcttcttttttttcagtttttttttaattaaaaaaataataattatacattcattaatgaattgacaataaaaaaataaatataaaataaattaattccacTTGTACGTGCCACGTCATCATTTTTGTCCAGTCAGCATCCATGTTATCGactgaggggggtaaatgatggaatcttcattttacaggggATAATCACGAAAAaaaattttgcagggggtaacgcaaaactgacctattttgcagggggtaaaaccctatttacccttattTTTATAGGAATAAGGattaaaatttgttaattttataggCACGAAAAACCTATCAACCCTAATATTTACTGTTAAAAATAAACAGTGcactacataaaaaaaataagaagatctttcatatttcttattttattttgtatgtttaatTTTCTATTGCAATATATTTCTttgtaatttagacatttacTTGACAGAACCCAACCCAAAGTAAACTCACCAAAAGTCACTCCTCTAAAGAGAGCTCTTGGTCTCAAACAACTTATGAAGTacgaatgaatgaatgaatgggGAAGAATCGAAGCCtatttatagtaaaaaatttCTTAACAAGCATGAGGTGTTCATGTTGACATGTTGTTACTATTCTTAACGTGATGAGTAAGAGTAAATTTGGTGTGTTTAATTTACAAGGTATACACGTAAAAGTTAATTTGGTGTGGTTCAATTACAAGGTATACACATCAAAAGTATTTTTTAATAGGAGGTGTAAGTCATTGGTTAAATTACTTAACTATGAAGGACTTGTGCATAACATACGATTTGTGTGTAGTAAAGACCATTTCTATCTCTAAATAAAAAGGTTTATAAAATACAATAAGTATTTAAATCTATGGTACAATATTACAGCCAAGTGCAAATGATAATTTCACTTTATAGAATAAGAGGCCTAATTAAATTAAGTTGTGATTcataaaatattacaaatagtcttttgtaaatttttttttataactaactaggggtgtattcaattaggatttcaatggattttaaaagatttttattttaaaagactttaaaaaagtctagtggtattcaatcaagactctttacaacttacaaaaagtcttgtggtattcaaaagtattctaatttcgatggattgtttaaaaaataggattttaatggattttggtggactttttagtgaattttgaGCTACAAAAAGTTTTTCCTCATATCAtgagattttgatggattctcattttttttttatttctttcacctttcctcatgtttctatttcatgtttcctgattatttcatgtttttttataatcGCTTATATTTTCTCCATACTTCTCTATCACGATTCCTCTTCATGGTTGTCCTGCTACCGTAGATAGTGTCACGATTCATTATAGGATATagacattgaaaatatatacaacaacaacatgtttcaacaacaacaacaaacattgttcgtcattttttttaattgtttttttgtttattcattgattttttttttgtagaattttattcattgatttttttattatattaatgattgttgatttttttaaggaatgattaattttcattgattgattcattattattttagaaggaatttatatcgaatttattgactcatttaaatcttaaaagtctataaagtacttcaaaatctcaaaagtcTGTGTCATAAAGTCTCACAAATTCTTGGGTTAAGaattttgattgaaaaagtcattcaaaaaagtcttctaaaatctcataaaatcaatacaatctcacaaagtcttttaaaatcttcaatattttttttgctaaaattgtcttgtgaaatcttaatccaatacaccTCCCTAACTATCACTTTTCAAATTcttgtaaaattttaaattggaaAAGCTTTGGACCTGAAAAAATATCAAGCACGACGAAAGTTATCGAAAGAATCGGAGTTACGAAAATTAGGGCGTTATAGAAGACAATTCTATAAACTCATGGAGAGAGTTATGTATAGCATTCTCTTCCCATTCCACAACATAGAAACGCAACCAAAAACCATGGCATCCCTCGGCAACATTGTCCAAGGAAAGGAAGAATTCCCGAGGGATTACATCGAGCGATTCACGCAAGAAATTATTGAAGTAAAGGAAGCTAATGACAAGTTAAAGTGTTACATATTTGAAAAAGGGTTGAGAAGTGACacaaagtttaaaaataaactgAGGCTTAAAGGACCACCGACCATGAGACATGCACGATATATCATTCTGTGCTCAAAGCTACATCAATTACAAAGAGAAAATACTGGGAGACAAAACAGAAAAGAGTAAGACACTAGCAATAAATGATGAAAACCAAAGAAGACATACGACAGAAATGACCAAGGGGAGGGTACCCAGAGTACACACCCCTGAATACATCTAGAGAGAAGATACTCCAAGAGTTTGCCATGTACGATATTTgatgaacaaaaaattattttgatatttttgacaATACATGCATAATACAAAAGTTGTTTAGTGGTTCAATGGAGACAACAATTTAAGTTTTTGTTCAATCTCTTAACCTCCGATTTATCCGATCCTATTTAACAATTTTAAACTCAAACATCGTACAACTGAAATTATCTATTATACTAATATGTTAAAATCGATTatcaccaaagttactaatttatccttatttcttttaatcacgttgcaagttttatatcattcattataatttcactaagaaaaataataaaaaatatatagaaataatataagataaataaaaaaaatgatatacttaaatatagaaacaaaatagattatagattgaaataaaacacaacaatctataatcataaaaatagcaacaaatcaaaaattatagaaaaaaatgaatatgcataaaactaggaatatagaaatagaaaaactaaataaacaatatattttttaaaaaataaacaatatttttttcatcaaaaattaaataaacaatatattaataataacaataataatactatatcattaaaaaaaataaacaatatattattaactattaataataataatctcattaaaaaaactattaataataataatataataataatacaataaagttaattattatcaaatttactaaattatcctaatcaaatttcttattttttattaaaaaatatacacgggactattatttgtgacgaatacataaaaaattgaataatttatcattgataattataatcaaatgtatttatttaataattttacaaaaaatagcacaatagttttttttaataatattatataacaaatttttaaatatttaaataaattttctgcCATGTCAATGACATGTGCGAATACATGGGTCTTTAAAATAGTTATATCTAATTTGTAATCAAACACAAAATTGAGTTGtcctattcaattttttatgccTAAAATTCTATTGAAGCTGTGATGGTATTAAGAAACTAGATCAACGAATTGACTTTACaaagatttgaatttgaaaaaacaacaaaaagtaaGACAAGGCTCTGttcggtaaaaataagctataagctagctgatagctgaaaagctagcttatagcggatagctgaaaagctagcttattgaaattaaagtgtttgataaaattagcttttaaagtggttattaaatataaaattacataattgatagtgggtagtttattttttagagtgagtagttattaaattaaagggtaaaagtggaataaagtgtaaaaaacaataagctataagctcaaatgctacttgaaatagcatctgaaaaaaagctataagctagtacaaaaagcttgttaccaaacacctctaattttttgaaacaagcttataaactcatataataaactataagctagcttatttgtgttaccaaacacaccaaaaactaggggtgtacgtgggccggattgggttgggtttggccaaaaccaaaactcaaaccacatatggtactccgggttgggtttagtaaaataaccacccgttataacattggatcgggttgggtaaatccactaattttcgggttggattgggttgggttgtgggttacccaaattatttttctattttttttatattaaatatctaaatgttgaatcatcatattttttcataaaaaataacttaatcaatgtattttcttgaaaaatagtgtaactttttttcactataaaaaataatcatccatttttttgtgtaaatctactaatttacgggctggatagcgtgttatccaaataatttttttgctttttttaatatcaaatgactaaaccatgaatcactatatttgtttatgaaaattattcaatttttttaaaattttaaaaaataatgcgaaaaattatcatatttgttcataaaaattattcaatcttttttattttcgtaaaaaatagtataactcattttcaatattaaaatatttaataatcaaatgaaaaaatctttagtattttcataaaaaaaattcaagaaacatagcactagtgggttagtgggttttttgggttgggtccgattttacccgaaacccgacttttttaatgggtttttcatttttgaaatccatattcaCCCACTTgtccgacccaacccacttttttagGTTgaattgggtgggtttgaccggatcgaccggatttgcccaacccatgtacacccctaccaaaaacaaaaaaagaaacacGAAGAGATTTTGATTTACCACATTCAATTCAATATTCACcaaggtaattaattaataaaaaaaatattttccataAAAAGTTGAACGCGCCAACGCGCTTTTTCTTCTTCCCTTTTCCGAAATTCCGCTTTGCGCACGTTAGCCACACCACCATCCCTACATTCTCTCTCCGTAACTGCAAATTTTCTCTCTCACTCTTTCCACTTTTTCAACTTCCCACCGCGTTTTAGGGTTCCGATTCCGATTCCGATGCAATGAGTCTCCGCAGCCGTCATTCTCCGCAACCAGCCTCAACTCCTCCACATGAGGAAGAACCCTACAACATCATCCCCGTCCATAACCTCCTTGCTGACCATCCATCACTCCGGTTCCCCGAAGTTCGTGCCGCCGCCGCTGCACTTCGTTCCGTTGGTAACCTCCGTCGTCCTCCGTTCGGTCAATGGCGACAGCACATGGACTTGTTAGACTGGTTAGCTCTCTTCTTCGGATTCCAAAAAGACAACGTCCGGAACCAGCGCGAGCATCTTGTTCTTCACCTCGCTAATGCTCAGATGCGTCTCACTCCGCCGCCGGATAACATCGATACTCTCGATGCCACCGTCCTCCGTCGTTTTCGTAAGAAGCTTCTGAAGAATTACAGTTCGTGGTGTTCTTATCTTGGTAAGAAGTCAAACATCTGGATCTTTGATAACCGCCGTGGAGAACCTGATCTCCGGCGAGAGCTTTTATATGTTTCACTTTACCTCCTTATTTGGGGAGAAGCAGCGAATTTGAGGTTTGTTCCAGAGTGCATCTGTTACATCTTCCACAACATGGCGAACGAGCTGAATAGAATATTGGAGGATTACATCGATGATAACACGGGGCAGCCGGTGATGCCTTCGATATCTGGTGAGAATGCTTTTTTGAACTTTGTTGTGAAGCCTATTTATGATACAATTAAGAGTGAGGTTGATAATAGTAGAAATGGAACTGCTCCTCATAGTGCTTGGAGAAATTATGATGATATTAATGAGTATTTTTGG
This portion of the Trifolium pratense cultivar HEN17-A07 linkage group LG3, ARS_RC_1.1, whole genome shotgun sequence genome encodes:
- the LOC123916715 gene encoding prohibitin-1, mitochondrial — translated: MNFNNMKVPKVPGGGGISALLKVSIIGGLAVYGATNTLYNVDGGHRAIVFNRLVGVKDKVYPEGTHIMIPWFERPVIYDVRARPHLVESTSGSRDLQMVKIGLRVLTRPVPDQLPTVYRTLGENYNERVLPSIIHETLKAVVAQYNASQLITQREAVSREIRKILTERASQFNIALDDVSITSLTFGREFTAAIEAKQVAAQEAERAKFVVEKAEQDKRSAVIRAVGEAKSAQLIGQAIANNPAFITLRKIEAAREIAQTISISANKVYLNSNDLLLNLQDLNLEPSGKN